A single window of Thiovulum sp. ES DNA harbors:
- a CDS encoding (p)ppGpp synthetase, RelA/SpoT family (PFAM: HD domain; Region found in RelA / SpoT proteins; TGS domain~TIGRFAM: (p)ppGpp synthetase, RelA/SpoT family): MQNLMREIATAKTIEKASEILFREIEKTPLLEMVIRFAVKAHETQFRKSGEPYVTHPILVGAIVARVSGEEEMVIAGILHDVVEDTEYTLDDIRSHFGDEVAYLVDGLTKIDHIREKELVSSKSHEKLTKSALSFRKMLTASISDLRILVIKLCDRVHNLSTLDALKKEKQQRISEESLLVYAPIAHRLGIAFLKTFIEDVSFKYLFEKDYEKISNHIDIYQDTFKSKLFGFTEKVSLLLIKNDFIEDDFQINSRIKHKYSIYKKMQKKGVNTDEVLDLLAIRILVPTVLDAYKVLGIIHLNFKLLPFRFKDYISAPKDNGYQTIHTTVFNKNSIFEVQIRTFSMDRTAEYGLAAHWKYKEPQEAIKTEWLQKLNNNHEADIGEYCDIVRDDLFSDEIIIYSKEFDNFSLPQGSVVLDFAYKLHSEIGNCAKYGYINKKKVSLLTELKSGDLVQIVTDKDEIPRCSWIDSVKTTHAKKEMRNLCSHRKKDINYQTGFNIIRTILETSPEDMYDRFPNEFDEFSKIATNNNSVRKFIEKIPEEIPLKTYQFKSLKVVSNKNVLGVNFDYCCHPHNGDDVVGILDDDGKVYVHHKMCSQISEVLDDELNMVYIEWNDDKRYKYNLIVSVSNHRGALADFLQYLVKLNIDVLQISTQRDSMGRDHTLYFDLEIETNQKLSEELRRELEYKVKVIKLSPTSDNYKR, translated from the coding sequence TTGCAAAATCTAATGAGAGAGATAGCTACGGCAAAAACTATTGAGAAAGCTTCAGAAATTCTTTTTCGAGAAATTGAAAAGACTCCACTTTTAGAAATGGTAATTCGTTTTGCGGTGAAAGCACACGAAACTCAATTTCGGAAAAGTGGCGAACCATATGTAACTCACCCAATTTTGGTTGGGGCAATTGTGGCTCGAGTTTCTGGAGAAGAGGAGATGGTTATTGCTGGAATTCTTCACGATGTTGTTGAGGATACAGAATATACTTTAGATGATATTCGGTCGCATTTTGGCGATGAGGTCGCATATTTGGTTGATGGTTTAACTAAAATTGACCACATTCGAGAAAAGGAGCTTGTTTCTTCAAAATCACATGAGAAACTCACAAAATCGGCTCTCTCTTTTCGTAAAATGCTGACGGCTTCAATTTCTGATTTGAGAATTCTTGTTATTAAACTTTGTGACAGAGTTCATAATCTTTCTACATTAGATGCACTTAAAAAAGAGAAACAGCAAAGAATTTCGGAAGAGTCTTTGCTCGTTTATGCACCGATTGCACACCGTTTAGGAATTGCATTTCTAAAAACTTTTATTGAAGATGTTTCATTTAAATATCTTTTTGAAAAAGATTATGAGAAAATCAGCAATCATATTGATATATATCAAGATACATTTAAATCAAAACTTTTTGGTTTTACAGAAAAAGTTTCTCTTCTTCTAATTAAAAATGACTTTATTGAAGATGATTTTCAGATAAATTCAAGAATAAAACATAAATATTCTATATATAAGAAGATGCAGAAAAAAGGTGTAAATACCGATGAGGTGCTTGATCTTCTTGCAATTAGAATTCTTGTGCCAACAGTTCTTGATGCTTATAAGGTTTTAGGAATTATTCACTTAAATTTTAAATTACTTCCATTTAGATTTAAGGATTATATTTCAGCTCCAAAAGATAATGGTTATCAAACAATTCACACAACTGTTTTTAATAAGAATAGTATTTTTGAAGTTCAAATACGAACTTTTTCAATGGATAGAACAGCAGAATATGGTCTTGCTGCTCACTGGAAATATAAAGAGCCTCAAGAGGCTATAAAAACGGAATGGCTTCAAAAATTGAACAATAACCATGAAGCTGATATAGGAGAATATTGTGATATTGTTCGTGATGATCTCTTCTCAGACGAAATAATTATTTACTCTAAGGAGTTTGATAATTTTTCACTTCCACAGGGTTCTGTTGTTCTTGATTTTGCATACAAACTGCATTCTGAAATTGGAAATTGTGCAAAATATGGATACATAAATAAGAAAAAAGTTTCTCTTTTGACAGAGTTAAAAAGTGGTGATTTGGTGCAAATCGTTACAGACAAAGATGAAATTCCTCGTTGTTCGTGGATAGATTCTGTTAAAACAACTCATGCTAAAAAAGAGATGAGAAACTTATGTTCTCACAGAAAGAAAGATATAAATTATCAAACTGGATTTAATATTATTCGGACGATTTTGGAAACTTCTCCTGAAGATATGTATGATCGATTTCCAAATGAATTTGATGAATTTTCAAAAATTGCAACAAACAATAATTCAGTGAGGAAGTTCATTGAGAAAATTCCTGAAGAGATTCCACTAAAAACTTATCAATTTAAATCACTAAAAGTTGTTTCAAACAAAAATGTTTTGGGTGTAAACTTTGATTACTGTTGCCACCCACATAATGGCGATGATGTCGTTGGAATTCTTGATGATGATGGAAAAGTTTATGTTCATCATAAAATGTGTTCTCAAATTTCTGAAGTTCTTGACGACGAATTAAACATGGTTTATATTGAGTGGAATGATGACAAAAGATATAAATACAACCTCATCGTTTCAGTTTCAAATCATCGCGGAGCTTTGGCAGATTTCTTGCAATATTTGGTGAAATTAAATATTGATGTTTTGCAAATTTCAACTCAACGAGATTCCATGGGAAGAGACCACACTTTGTATTTTGATTTGGAAATTGAGACAAACCAAAAATTGAGTGAAGAGTTGCGAAGAGAGTTAGAATACAAAGTAAAAGTGATAAAACTTTCACCAACTTCGGATAACTACAAAAGATAA
- a CDS encoding translation initiation factor IF-3 (PFAM: Translation initiation factor IF-3, C-terminal domain; Translation initiation factor IF-3, N-terminal domain~TIGRFAM: translation initiation factor IF-3) has translation MSRRHGNHNRRPKQEDLPPMNENIRFPEVRCVGDDGTQHGIIPTSSALSLAQDQGLDLVLIADNAEPPVAKIMDYGKFKYQAEKKKKEAKKNQKTITVKEIKLSVKIAENDINFKVKQATDFLAKEYYVKFRVFLKGREMGNPEAGKDVLFRVWEMVKDHGVMEKEPFFEGRYYNMMVLPNKK, from the coding sequence TTGAGTAGAAGACACGGAAATCACAACAGAAGACCAAAGCAAGAAGATTTACCACCAATGAATGAGAATATTAGATTCCCAGAAGTTCGATGTGTAGGTGATGATGGAACACAACACGGAATTATTCCAACCTCATCGGCATTAAGTCTTGCACAAGATCAAGGACTCGATTTGGTTCTTATTGCAGATAATGCAGAGCCTCCAGTTGCTAAAATTATGGACTACGGAAAATTCAAGTATCAAGCTGAAAAGAAGAAAAAAGAGGCAAAGAAAAACCAAAAAACAATTACTGTCAAAGAGATCAAACTTTCTGTAAAAATTGCTGAAAATGACATCAATTTTAAAGTAAAACAGGCGACTGATTTTCTTGCAAAAGAGTATTATGTTAAATTCAGAGTTTTCCTAAAAGGTCGAGAGATGGGAAATCCAGAAGCGGGAAAAGATGTTCTTTTTCGAGTTTGGGAAATGGTGAAAGATCACGGTGTTATGGAAAAAGAGCCTTTCTTTGAGGGTCGATACTATAATATGATGGTTCTACCAAACAAAAAGTAA
- a CDS encoding 2-nitropropane dioxygenase-like enzyme (PFAM: 2-nitropropane dioxygenase) → MKPLKIGKHLIEIPIIQGGMGVGISWDKLAGNVSKEGGLGIVSAVGTGYYKNKFHSHKNVSNRPYEAENFYSRDALFEIIKNAKKISGGKPIGVNILYAINDYGRVVQDACEAGADIIITGAGIPSDMPKFTTDFPDVALIPIVSSARALKIIAKKWKRYNRLPDAVILEGPESGGHQGFTYEQCFEDQYRLENLVQPVVEEAKNWGDIPVIPAGGIWDKNDIDQMISLGGSGVQMGTRFIGTAECDASDEFKKVLLGSKKEDIQLMKSPVGYPARGVRTALHENIENGTAPKVACISNCVSPCHRGEEARAVGFCIADRLADSYNGDLENGLYFSGSNGYRLTEIITVKELMKKLLEGE, encoded by the coding sequence ATGAAACCATTAAAAATTGGAAAGCACCTCATCGAAATCCCAATTATTCAAGGTGGAATGGGTGTTGGAATTAGTTGGGACAAACTCGCTGGAAATGTCTCAAAAGAGGGCGGACTTGGTATTGTTAGTGCTGTTGGGACTGGATATTATAAGAATAAGTTCCATTCTCACAAAAATGTCTCAAACCGACCTTATGAAGCTGAAAATTTTTACAGCCGAGATGCTCTTTTTGAAATTATTAAAAATGCAAAAAAGATTTCTGGCGGAAAACCAATTGGTGTAAATATTCTTTATGCGATAAATGATTATGGTCGAGTTGTTCAAGATGCTTGTGAAGCTGGTGCAGACATTATTATCACGGGTGCAGGTATCCCATCGGATATGCCAAAATTCACTACTGATTTTCCTGATGTCGCTCTTATTCCAATCGTTTCTAGTGCCAGAGCCTTAAAAATTATTGCTAAAAAGTGGAAACGATACAATCGACTTCCTGATGCTGTAATTTTGGAAGGACCAGAGAGTGGCGGACACCAAGGTTTTACTTATGAACAATGTTTTGAAGATCAATACAGATTAGAAAATCTTGTTCAGCCTGTTGTCGAAGAAGCGAAAAATTGGGGAGACATTCCTGTAATTCCTGCGGGTGGAATTTGGGACAAAAATGATATTGACCAAATGATTTCTCTTGGTGGCAGCGGTGTGCAAATGGGAACTCGATTTATCGGAACTGCTGAGTGTGATGCTAGTGATGAATTTAAAAAAGTTCTTTTGGGTTCTAAAAAAGAGGATATTCAACTTATGAAATCTCCAGTCGGCTATCCTGCTCGAGGTGTCCGAACAGCACTTCATGAAAATATTGAAAATGGAACTGCTCCAAAAGTCGCTTGTATTAGCAATTGTGTTTCGCCTTGTCATCGTGGAGAAGAGGCTAGGGCTGTTGGTTTCTGTATTGCGGATCGACTTGCTGATTCCTACAATGGAGATTTGGAAAATGGATTGTATTTTTCAGGTTCAAACGGCTATCGACTCACTGAAATTATCACTGTAAAAGAGTTAATGAAAAAACTTCTTGAGGGTGAATAA
- a CDS encoding Flagellin FliC (PFAM: Bacterial flagellin N-terminal helical region; Flagellin hook IN motif; Bacterial flagellin C-terminal helical region), with protein MGFVVNTNVPAMIATTQANLNQKGLQNSLERLSSGLKINRAADDASGMAVADSLRSQANSLGQALQNANEAVGIIQVADKAMAEQVALLDTIKTKATQAAQDGQSLESRKAIQTDIKQLMNQIDNIAGTTSYNGKQLLSGNFVNREFQIGAYSRNTVMTSIEATSTDKIGHIRAETTAAHSIAQGTSALTFTGTHIPNGSITMESVEIGYEAGQGIGNLAEVINKNSSTLGVRASYKVEAVASLPVSDGSAINDLVLNGVELGDLANIQTNDADGRLVATINAARDETGVMASIDERGHLKLTSADGRGINIESGIITGTDGTEQTFEDVFGISEGFHGGRLTMVAIGAVDIRVEEQAGGALDAAMNNGAMSEANFNLRGILNGFNAVQSDAMGIFATTNDLDYPGAENMTTDKKILPAGAITLDGAFAVMDIAESAIKHLDLMRSNLGSAQSELEAVIKTVAITRTNIMASESAIRDVDFAEETANFSKMNILVQSGSYAVTQANAVQQNILKLLQ; from the coding sequence ATGGGTTTTGTTGTTAATACAAATGTGCCAGCAATGATTGCTACCACTCAGGCAAACTTAAACCAAAAGGGACTTCAAAATTCTCTTGAAAGATTAAGTTCAGGTTTAAAGATCAATAGAGCAGCTGATGACGCTTCTGGAATGGCTGTCGCTGACTCTTTACGATCACAAGCTAACTCACTTGGTCAAGCTTTACAAAATGCTAATGAAGCTGTTGGAATTATCCAAGTTGCTGATAAAGCTATGGCTGAGCAAGTTGCTCTACTCGATACTATCAAGACTAAAGCTACTCAAGCCGCACAAGATGGACAATCACTAGAATCTAGAAAAGCTATCCAAACTGATATTAAACAGTTGATGAATCAAATTGACAATATCGCTGGAACTACTAGCTATAACGGAAAACAACTACTTTCAGGAAACTTTGTAAATAGAGAATTCCAAATTGGTGCTTATAGCCGAAATACAGTTATGACTTCAATTGAAGCTACTTCAACTGATAAAATTGGGCATATACGAGCTGAAACAACTGCTGCTCACTCTATTGCTCAAGGAACAAGTGCTTTAACATTTACAGGAACTCATATTCCTAATGGTTCTATCACAATGGAAAGTGTTGAAATTGGTTATGAAGCTGGTCAAGGTATTGGAAATCTAGCAGAAGTAATTAACAAGAATTCATCAACTCTTGGTGTTCGAGCTTCTTACAAAGTTGAGGCTGTTGCAAGTCTTCCAGTTTCTGATGGCTCAGCTATTAATGATTTAGTACTTAATGGTGTTGAGCTTGGTGATTTAGCAAACATTCAAACAAATGATGCTGATGGTAGATTGGTTGCAACAATCAATGCAGCTAGAGACGAAACAGGTGTTATGGCATCTATCGATGAAAGAGGACACTTAAAATTGACTTCTGCTGATGGTAGAGGAATCAATATTGAGAGTGGAATTATCACAGGAACAGACGGAACTGAACAAACTTTTGAAGATGTATTTGGTATTTCTGAAGGTTTCCACGGTGGAAGACTTACAATGGTTGCTATCGGTGCTGTTGATATTCGAGTTGAAGAACAAGCTGGTGGAGCTCTTGATGCTGCTATGAATAATGGTGCGATGAGTGAAGCAAACTTTAACTTAAGAGGAATTCTTAACGGATTTAATGCTGTTCAATCTGATGCGATGGGTATTTTTGCAACAACAAATGACCTTGATTATCCAGGTGCTGAAAACATGACAACTGATAAGAAGATTCTTCCAGCTGGTGCAATTACACTTGATGGTGCATTTGCTGTTATGGATATTGCTGAATCTGCAATTAAACACCTTGACCTTATGAGATCAAACCTTGGTTCTGCTCAAAGTGAATTAGAAGCGGTTATCAAAACTGTTGCAATCACTAGAACAAATATCATGGCTTCTGAGTCTGCAATTAGAGACGTGGATTTTGCTGAAGAGACTGCGAATTTCTCAAAAATGAACATTCTTGTTCAATCTGGTAGTTATGCTGTAACACAAGCAAATGCTGTTCAACAAAACATCTTAAAACTACTTCAATAA
- a CDS encoding UDP-N-acetylglucosamine 1-carboxyvinyltransferase (PFAM: EPSP synthase (3-phosphoshikimate 1-carboxyvinyltransferase)~TIGRFAM: UDP-N-acetylglucosamine 1-carboxyvinyltransferase) yields the protein MEALKIIGGNKLSGNVEISGAKNSALPLIASTILAKNSVKIENVPNVVDIKTLLKLLDQLGGNHKLEKNSLIVDTSNLKDTKATYEIVKTMRASILVLGPLLARFRECEVSLPGGCAIGARPVDLHLKALEEMGAEISIEAGYIKAVAPNGLVGAKIDFAKKSVTGTENIVMAGALANGKTTILNSALEPEVIQLCEVLRDSGVEISGIGTDKLEIVGTNGKLLDFPEIRVIPDRIEAGTYLCAGAITGGTVSVSNVEPEHLKATTDKLQEIGFNLEIEKEKITISNGEKLKAVDIITAEYPHFPTDMQAQFVALLTQIDGESIVEERLFENRFMHVVELQRLGAKIEIDKNQVEIFGKTDLIGADVMATDLRASSALVLAGLVASGETTVHRIYHLHRGYENLEEKLLSLGAKVKKVKVSI from the coding sequence ATGGAAGCTTTAAAAATTATTGGTGGAAACAAATTATCTGGAAATGTAGAAATTTCTGGTGCAAAAAATTCAGCTTTACCTCTTATTGCCTCTACGATTTTGGCAAAAAACAGTGTAAAAATAGAAAATGTTCCAAATGTTGTTGATATAAAAACTCTTTTAAAATTACTCGACCAACTTGGTGGAAATCATAAATTAGAAAAAAATAGTTTAATTGTGGATACTTCAAATTTAAAAGATACAAAAGCGACTTATGAGATTGTCAAAACAATGAGAGCTTCCATTTTGGTTCTTGGACCACTTCTTGCCCGATTTAGAGAGTGTGAGGTTTCTCTACCTGGTGGTTGTGCAATTGGTGCAAGACCAGTTGATTTACATTTAAAAGCACTTGAAGAGATGGGTGCGGAAATTTCTATCGAGGCAGGATACATAAAAGCAGTCGCACCAAACGGATTAGTCGGTGCAAAAATAGATTTCGCAAAAAAAAGTGTTACAGGAACTGAAAATATTGTTATGGCTGGAGCTTTGGCAAATGGAAAAACAACAATTTTAAATTCCGCTTTAGAACCTGAAGTTATTCAACTTTGTGAAGTTTTACGAGATAGCGGAGTTGAAATTTCAGGAATTGGAACTGACAAATTAGAAATAGTTGGGACAAATGGAAAACTTCTTGATTTTCCAGAAATTCGAGTTATTCCAGATCGAATTGAAGCGGGAACTTATCTTTGTGCGGGTGCAATTACTGGCGGAACAGTTTCAGTTTCAAATGTAGAACCAGAACACCTAAAAGCAACAACAGATAAATTGCAGGAAATTGGATTTAATTTAGAAATTGAAAAAGAGAAAATAACAATTTCAAACGGAGAAAAACTTAAAGCGGTAGATATTATTACCGCAGAATATCCACATTTTCCGACTGATATGCAAGCACAATTTGTAGCACTTTTGACTCAAATCGACGGTGAAAGTATTGTAGAAGAGAGACTTTTTGAAAATCGATTTATGCATGTTGTTGAATTGCAAAGACTTGGTGCAAAAATTGAAATTGATAAAAATCAAGTTGAGATTTTTGGAAAAACTGACCTCATCGGTGCTGATGTGATGGCAACGGATTTACGAGCATCTTCTGCTCTTGTTCTTGCAGGACTTGTGGCGAGTGGAGAGACAACAGTTCATCGAATTTATCATTTACACAGAGGTTATGAAAATTTAGAAGAAAAACTACTTTCTCTTGGTGCAAAAGTTAAAAAAGTGAAAGTCTCAATTTAA
- a CDS encoding tyrosyl-tRNA synthetase (PFAM: S4 domain; tRNA synthetases class I (W and Y)~TIGRFAM: tyrosyl-tRNA synthetase): MNLNESLREIERGISEIIDRENLEKLLKRFYETGERYLVKAGFDPTAPDLHLGHTVLIQKLATFQKFGGKIQFLIGNFTAMIGDPTGKSETRKQLTPEQAEENAQTYKEQIFKILDPQHTEIVFNKDWLDGLGSAGLLQLTTTHSVARMLERDDFEKRYKSNQSIAISEFLYPLLQGYDSVYLKSDVEIGGTDQKFNLLMGRQLQKTYEIGKQQSVLMMPILEGLDGVQKMSKSLGNYISVREEPNDMYGKVLSISDDLMWRYYELLSAKSLDEVEDLRKNVENGNFHPKKAKEELALEITETFHSKELAEKAKEHFETVHKKGDIPDDIPEFGISESPIWIAKALVETKLQKSTSEARRQIKQGAIKIDGEKVSDEQLKLESGEYILQSGKRKFAKVKIL, translated from the coding sequence ATGAACCTCAACGAAAGTTTAAGGGAAATCGAAAGAGGAATATCGGAAATTATCGATAGAGAAAATTTAGAAAAACTCCTTAAAAGATTTTATGAAACGGGTGAAAGATATTTAGTAAAAGCAGGTTTTGACCCGACTGCTCCAGATTTACATTTGGGGCATACGGTTTTAATTCAAAAACTTGCGACTTTCCAAAAATTTGGTGGAAAAATTCAATTTCTGATTGGAAATTTCACAGCAATGATTGGAGACCCAACTGGAAAAAGTGAAACTCGAAAACAGCTTACTCCCGAACAAGCTGAAGAAAATGCACAAACTTACAAAGAACAGATTTTTAAAATCCTAGACCCACAACATACTGAAATTGTATTTAATAAAGATTGGCTTGACGGTCTTGGTTCTGCGGGGCTTTTACAATTGACAACAACTCACAGTGTGGCAAGAATGCTTGAGAGAGATGACTTTGAGAAGCGATACAAAAGCAATCAGTCGATTGCAATCAGCGAGTTTTTATATCCGCTTTTACAGGGTTACGATTCTGTATATTTGAAATCAGATGTTGAGATTGGTGGGACTGATCAGAAATTCAATTTGCTTATGGGACGGCAGTTACAAAAAACTTATGAAATTGGAAAACAGCAATCTGTTTTGATGATGCCAATTTTAGAGGGTCTTGACGGTGTGCAAAAAATGAGCAAGTCTCTCGGAAATTACATTTCTGTTCGTGAAGAGCCAAATGATATGTATGGAAAGGTGCTTTCAATTTCTGATGATTTAATGTGGCGATACTATGAACTTCTTTCAGCAAAAAGTCTCGATGAGGTCGAAGATTTACGAAAAAATGTTGAGAATGGAAATTTCCACCCGAAAAAAGCGAAAGAGGAACTTGCACTTGAAATTACTGAAACATTTCACAGCAAAGAGTTAGCAGAAAAAGCAAAAGAGCATTTTGAAACTGTGCATAAAAAAGGTGATATTCCTGATGATATTCCCGAATTTGGAATTTCTGAAAGTCCAATTTGGATAGCAAAAGCTCTTGTTGAAACAAAACTGCAAAAATCAACTAGCGAAGCTCGACGACAGATCAAACAAGGTGCTATTAAAATTGATGGCGAAAAAGTTAGCGACGAACAATTGAAATTAGAAAGCGGAGAGTATATTCTTCAATCTGGAAAACGAAAATTTGCAAAGGTAAAAATCTTATGA
- a CDS encoding FixH protein (PFAM: FixH), protein MKRNYWPHVIVLMILGSIVASFFTIKIALQNSVVDSNLFLQNYHITDKNINQILGEQAEFNSLYTLDFSKSVVSENGIDFKISLKNSSDDEVEAEFEALVTRPETSEFDKVFNSSKFKFDFPKTGRWNVYLKTTKENLTAYHYFETDTRTPEKLQIINPFVSHKRFEKMEAVRLRSLEK, encoded by the coding sequence ATGAAAAGAAATTATTGGCCTCATGTCATTGTTCTTATGATTCTCGGTTCGATTGTTGCATCTTTTTTTACAATCAAAATTGCTCTACAAAACAGTGTTGTTGATTCAAATCTCTTTCTTCAAAACTATCACATCACTGATAAAAATATCAACCAAATTTTGGGCGAACAAGCAGAATTTAATTCTCTTTACACTTTGGATTTTTCTAAAAGTGTTGTTTCTGAAAACGGAATCGATTTTAAAATCTCTCTTAAAAATAGTAGCGACGATGAGGTCGAAGCGGAATTTGAAGCCCTTGTTACTCGTCCTGAAACAAGTGAATTTGATAAAGTTTTTAACTCCTCAAAATTCAAATTTGACTTTCCAAAAACTGGTCGGTGGAATGTCTATTTAAAAACTACAAAAGAGAACTTAACTGCCTATCACTACTTTGAAACTGACACTCGAACACCCGAAAAATTGCAAATTATTAATCCATTTGTATCGCATAAAAGGTTTGAAAAAATGGAGGCAGTTCGACTCCGAAGTCTCGAAAAATAG
- a CDS encoding metallohydrolase, glycoprotease/Kae1 family (PFAM: Glycoprotease family~TIGRFAM: metallohydrolase, glycoprotease/Kae1 family) — translation PLIGVDHLKGHIYSLFIEKDEKLPLLALLVSGGHTQIVEVENWNSFNIVAKTLDDSLGESFDKVSKMLGLGYPGGQVIENLAKNGDSQKFKLPVPLSQSPKIAFSYSGLKNSVRLAIEKNNRDDLNFQRDISASFQRVATEHLIQKLKKYLKTSKKKFRYFGIVGGVSANRYIFERISEITESFGMKILSPKIEFTSDNGAMIGRYGVELYKNSVFTKIEDLEISSKSEI, via the coding sequence TTCCGCTTATTGGTGTTGATCACCTTAAAGGACACATCTATTCCCTTTTTATTGAAAAAGATGAGAAACTGCCTCTTCTCGCCCTTCTTGTTTCTGGCGGACACACTCAAATTGTTGAAGTTGAAAATTGGAATAGCTTTAATATTGTTGCAAAAACTCTTGATGATAGTTTGGGAGAGAGCTTTGACAAAGTTTCAAAAATGCTTGGACTCGGATATCCAGGTGGGCAAGTTATTGAAAACCTTGCAAAAAATGGAGATTCTCAAAAGTTTAAACTACCTGTTCCACTCTCTCAATCTCCAAAAATTGCATTCAGCTATTCTGGTTTAAAAAATAGTGTTCGATTAGCAATTGAGAAAAACAACAGAGATGATTTGAATTTTCAAAGAGATATTTCGGCATCTTTTCAGCGAGTTGCAACAGAACATTTAATCCAGAAATTGAAAAAATATCTCAAAACAAGCAAGAAAAAATTCAGATATTTTGGAATTGTTGGCGGAGTAAGTGCGAATAGATATATTTTTGAGAGAATTTCAGAAATTACAGAGAGTTTTGGCATGAAAATTTTAAGTCCAAAAATAGAATTCACATCAGACAATGGAGCAATGATTGGAAGGTATGGAGTTGAACTCTACAAAAATTCAGTTTTTACAAAAATAGAGGATTTGGAAATTTCGTCAAAAAGCGAAATTTGA